In Methylobacterium sp. WL1, the sequence GCCGGCATGGCGGCCGGCAGGAGCGTCGCGGCGTAGGCGACGGACGCCGCAAGGGCGATCTTCCTCATAGGTGTTCCTCCATTTGAGCGTTCGAACCCGGACGTTGTGTCCGCCAGGGGTTTCGTCACCGCATCCCGGTCCGTCGGCGGCGACGTGTCGGCCCTGCGCGCTTCCGCGCCGGGCCCCGGACCGGGGCTGCATTCCCCTTGAGCCCCAAGATCATCGTCCGGGAGCCCAAGTGGAGCGCCGGTAGAAGTATCGAATTATAAGACCAGCGCAATAAGCATTTTCTAAGTGCGACAGAATTATCCAGTCATTATCATGCGGATACTGATTTGGCCAATACACCGTCGCCCGAAAAAGCCATGGCTTTATCAGGGGCGCAAATAGTGCTGTTTTTTAAATAAAGATGCTGCTCTTTATTATTCCGAGACATCGCTTTTTTGCGTTGACTCAGACTATCGAGTGGCTATCCTTATTCCTGCGACAGACTAGACCTAAGCACATGTATTCTTGTGACCGCTCGGAGGCGTGTGCCCTGGTCGCGGCGGAGCCTTATGGCTCCGCCTTTTTTTCGTGCGCGAACGGGAAAAGGCCCGGACCGCGCCTGGTGGGCGACGGCGGGCATCAGGACGGTCTTGGATCGGGCAGGGTCATCGGTCGGCTCATGAGGGACCGCCTTGCGGCGATCCGGTTGCGGTCATGAGCGTGACGGTGCGGGTCAACACATAGCTCTACCCGCGCCGAAGCGCTCGGTAGAAGCTATCGTCCGGCCCATAGGGGGCCGGCAGTTATCGGGGAGCTTCATCCCCATCCCACGTCCGGGAACGTGGATTAATCCGTCGTCCGGGTCAATCCCTTCGTCGACCGATCACGCGCGGGTCACGGCAAGGGACAGGAAATAGGCGCCGTAGGCCGTCACCATGAGGGCCGCGACCCCGTCGAGGAGGTAGGGCGGCACCTTCCGGAAGATCCCGGTGCCGCCGAGGGCGAAAGCCAAGGTCGCCACGAGCACGACCCCGATGCCGACCCCGAGGGTCGCCGTTCCCGCGCCCTCCCGAAGCGAGACGCCGAGCCAGACCACCAGGATCTCAAGCCCCTCGGCGACCAGGGCCCAGGCGGCGACGCCGAGGCCCGCGGCGTTGATCGGCCGCGACCAGTTCGCGTCCGTCGAGCCGGGGGCCGTGCCGGCATCGCGCTTCGAGAGCCCGTCGATGAACTCGTAGAGCAGGTACAGGCCGAACCCGAGCAGCAAGACCGCCGAGACCCAATCCAGGACGTTCAGGGCCAGGAGGTAGGCCGCCTTGCGCAGGACGACCGCGAGGATCGACGCCGCCAGCCCGCCGAGGATGGAGCCCGCCAGGACGCTGCGCCATCCGAACCGGTACGCCCCGGCCATCATCACCGTCGCGGCGATGAAGAGTTCGGTGAAGGTCACCTGGAAGGTGATGACGGCTCCGCGCCAGGAAAGGGTCATGGGATGCGCTCCGCCCCGGGCCGGCGTCGAACGCGCCGGCCTCGGCCGCGGAGGGCATAGACATGTCCCGGAACCTGGACCAGCCACCGTCTTTCGTGATGCTTGCGAACGACCCGGGCCCCATCCCCACTCGGGATGGGGCCCGGGCGCGCGGGAGTTGGATCTTGACGAACGGGCGAGGCGAAGGCATCTCCCGTCCACGGCAATGGAATCTGCCGGGCCTTTCGGCCAAACCGCCCCCTGGGCTAATGACTCCTACCTTTTGCGGCGCCGCAACAAGGGGGACTCATGCGCGCGACCTTCCAAAATCTCTTCGACAGCCTGAACCTCGCGGCGTTCGTCCGCACGCGGCACGCCCATGCCGTTTCGGTGGCGCGGTGGTCGGCCATCCTCCTGCCGATGGCCGCGGCGGTCGGCACCCTCTGCGCGGCCTTCCTGTGGAGCCTCGACGCGGCCACCCAGGCGCGCTTCGACCATCCCTGGTTCCTGTTCCTGCTTCCGCTCGGGGGCTGTGCCGTCGGCTTGCTCTACCACCTGTTCGGCAAGAGCGTGGAAGGCGGCAACAACCTCATCGTCGAGGAGATCCACGAGCCGGATGGCGGCGTGCCGCTCCGGATGGCGCCGCTTATCTTCCTCGGCACCATCGTCACGCACCTGTTCGGCGGGTCGGCCGGGCGCGAGGGTACCGCCGTCCAGATGGGAGGCAGCCTCGCCAGCGCCTTCGGCAAGCTCTTCGGGGTCGATGCGGCCGGGGTCCGGGTGCTCCTGATGGCGGGTATCGCCGCCGGCTTCGGCGCGGTCTTCGGCACGCCCATCGCCGGCGCGGTGTTCGCGCTGGAGGTGCTCGCGGTCGGTCGCGTCGAGTACGCCGCGCTGGTGCCCTGCCTCCTTGCCGCGGTGGTCGGCGACTGGACCTGCCAGGCCTGGGGCATCCACCACGGCTTCTACCACGTGGACTTCCTCGCCGGCGGCGCGAAGGCCCTGACCGTCGATCCGCTGCTCCTGGCCAAGGTCGCCCTCGCCGGCGTCGCGTTCGGCCTCGCCGGGCTGCTGTTCGCGGAGGCCAACCATCTCCTCGGCGGATGGCTCAAGCGCCTGGTCCCGTACGGGCCGCTTCGCCCGGTGATCGGCGGCCTGGTAGTGATCGGCCTCGTCTACGCCCTCGGGACGCGCGACTACCTCGGGCTCGGCGTCTCGGCGGCCACGCCCGACGGGCTCACGATCAACACCTTCTTCGGACCGGACATCCATCCCTGGAGCTGGGCCCTGAAGATCCTGTTCACGGTCGTGACCCTCAGCGCCGGGTTCAAGGGCGGCGAGGTCACGCCGCTGTTCTTCATCGGGGCCGCGCTCGGCAACGCCCTGGCCGGGCCGCTCGGCGCGCCGGTGGACCTGTTCGCGGCGCTGGGGTTCGTCGCGGTCTTCGCCGGCGCAGCCAACACGCCGCTCGCCTGCACGCTGATGGGCATCGAGCTCTTCGGCGCCACGCACGGGGTCTATCTCGCCGTCGCGTGCTTCCTGGCCTACCTCTGCTCGGGTCACAACGGCATCTACCTGTCGCAGCGCATCGCGGTCCCGAAGTCGGCGGCGGCCAACATCCCGGACGGCATGACCCTGCGCCAGGCCCGTACGGGCCGGGTGCCGACCGTCGCACCGTTGGCCGAGCGCCCCATCACCGAGGAGACGTCATGACCCCATCGCATCGCGTCGTCGCCGCCGACACCGGCATGATCCGTATCTACATGAAGCCGGGCGAGCGCGGCGGCGCCGGCAAGGGCCGGTGGTTCTCTGGCTCGAAGCCGCTCTATCGGGAGCTCGTCGCCCAGGCCAAGGCGGAGGGCCTCATGAACGCCGTCGCCCACCAGTCCCACCACGGCTACAGCAACCATGGGCCGATCCAGGACGACGGCGCCGAGTCGCTCAACCCCGAGCTGACCATGTGCGTCGAACTGATCGGCACCCGCGAGCAGCTCGAAGGCTTCTGCAGCCGGCACGGTGCCCAACTCGCGAACAAGGTCATCGTCTACAAGCACCTGGAGCACTGGAGCGTCAGCCAAGTCGGCGTCGGTGCGGCGGGCCGGGCTGCATGACATGAACCGTCCCGGGACGCTCCGGGCTTCGGATTGCCGGATAGGCCAACGAATGCGATAGCCGGCCATGGGTGCGCGGTCCGACCTTCGGACCGGCAGGCTTCAGCGTTGGTCGGGCCGCCAGCGCGGGAGATCTATGCCCATGCCGCGGCGCCTTCGCCCGACCTCGGCCCTGCGTAACGTCCTCCGGGGCGAGGCCTCAGGCGGCCTGATCCTGATGGCGAGCGCCGCCCTGGCGCTGGCCATCGCGAACTCCGGCTGGTCGGGCGTCTACTTCTCAGTCCTCAAGACATACGTCGCGACGGCCTGCCTGAACGGGGACATTCGTCTTCGTGTTACCTGAACGTTCCCGGCCCCAGGCCGTTGGAGGCTTGCCTTGCGAGCTTCCCGCGTTCGCTGACGTGGAGCCAGTGGATGCCCGCAATCGCCAGGACCGAGTTCGCGAAGTCCGAGACCCCGCTGCCCTCCGATGAGGGACATGGCCCGAGGGCGGGGTTCTGGGCGCTGACGCTCGGTTCGGTCGGCGTAGTCTACGGCGACATCGGCACCAGCCCGCTCTACGCCCTGAAGGAGTCCCTCCACGCCGCCGCCGGAGGGGGGCACGCGCCGACCCGCGAGATGGTCTTCGGCGTCGTCTCGCTGATCCTCTGGGCGCTCATCCTCATCGTCACGCTCAAGTACGTGCTGCTGGTGATGCGGGCCGACAACGACGGCGAAGGCGGCACGCCGTCCCTCGTGGCGCTCGCCCAGCGGGCGCTGGGCCATTCCGGCGGGTTCGTGATCGTGCTGGGCATGGTCGGCGTCTCACTGTTCTTCGGCGACGCCATCATTACTCCGGCCATGTCAGTGCTCTCTGCGGTCGAAGGGCTGAAGCTGGTGACCCCGGCCACCGACCCGTACGTCCTGCCCATCAGCCTCGCCATCCTGATCGGGCTGTTCGCCCTGCAGAGCCACGGGACGGCGCGGGTGGCGACCTTCTTCGGCCCCCTCACGGCGTTCTGGTTCATCGTCATGGCGCTGGGCGGCCTGGGCCACCTCGTCGACGACCCGAGCATTCTGGGTGCGCTTAACCCCGCCCACGGCGTATCGTTTATCCTGAGCCACGGCACGGCCGGCCTGCTGGCGCTCGGTGCCGTGTTCCTCGCTGTGACCGGCGCGGAGGCGCTTTACGCCGACATGGGACACTTCGGTCGCACGCCGATCCGCGCGGCCTGGTTCGGGCTGGTGCTGCCGGCGCTCGCCCTGAACTATCTCGGCCAGGGCGCCATGCTGCTCGCCCACCCCGAGCGGGCCGAGAACCCGTTCTTCCTGCTCTATCCGTCCTGGGCTCTGCTGCCGATGGTGCTACTCGCCACCGTGGCGACGGTCATCGCCAGCCAGGCGGTGATCACCGGCACCTTCTCGATCACCCAGCAGGCGATGCAACTCGGCCTGCTGCCGCGCATGCGGGTCCTGCGCACCTCCGAGACCGAGAAGGGGCAGATATACATCCCTCGGGTGAACTGGTGGTTGCTCGTCGCGGTCGTGTTCGTGGTGGTGCTGTTCAAGTCGTCGAGCGGCTTGGCGGCCGCCTACGGCATCGCGGTCACCGGCGACATGGTCATCACCGCCTGCCTGCTGTTCGTCGTCGCCTGGAAGGTCTGGCGCTGGTCGCCTGCGGTCGCGGCCGCGGTCATCGCGCCGTTCCTACTCATCGAGTTGGTGTTCCTCTCGGCCAACGCGCTCAAGATCCTGCACGGGGGCTGGGTGCCGTTGACCATCGGCGCCGCCCTGGTCACGGCGATGTGGACCTGGCGGCGCGGCTCGGCCCTGATCGCCGAGGAGATCCACCGTCGGCGCGTGCCGCTCTCCGAGTTCACGCGGATGGCGGAGACCGGCTCGATCCAACGGGTGCCGGGAACGGCCATGTTCCTGACGGGAACGCCCGGCGATACCCCAGGTGGCCTGCCCCCATTCGGTGGCCCAGGTTCGAAGTTAGTGCATCGTCGGCCGTGTGACGATGGCGGGGTGAGCGAGCGGCGCTGATCTGCTCGGTTCCGTTGGCCAGATGACGACCTCCGGTGCAGGCGGGTGGTAGCCGAGCGACGAGTGCGGCCGGATGCTGTTGTAGTGCCTACGCCATTGCTCGATCACGACGCCGGCCTCCTTGAGGGTGTAGAACACCTCGCCGTTGAGGAGCTCATCCCGCAGCTTCGCGTTGAAGCTCTCGCAATAGCCGTTCTCCCACGGACTGCCCGGCTCGATGTAGGCGGTCGTCGATCCCACCGCCGCGATCCAGTCCTGAACGGCTTTAGCGATGAACTCCGGCCCATTGTCCGAGCGGATATGACCCGGCACACCGCGCAGGCTGAACAGATCCGAGAGAACATCGATCACGTCGAGTGCCTTCAGCTTGCGAGATACACGGATTGCCAGACACTCGCGCGTGAACTCGTCGATGACGTTCAGCATCCGGTATTTGCGCCCATTATGCGTGCGGTGCTCGACGAAGTCGTAGGACCAGACGTGGTCCGGTCGCTCCGGTCGCAGTCGTCGGCATGAGCCATCGTTGAGCCAGAGGCGTGCCCGCTTCGGTTGGCGAGCGGGGACCTTAAGGCCTTCCTGTCGCCAGATCCGTTCGACCCGCTTCACGTTCACCGTCCAGCCGTCGCGCCGGAGCAAGGCCGTGATCCGACGGTAGCCGTAACGGCCGTACTGCAGGGCCAACGCGATGATCGCAGCCGTCAGGGCGGCTTCGTCCTCGATCAAGACGGCGCATTTGCGCTGTGTCGAACGATGCTGGCCCAGAACACGGCAGGCGAAGCGTTCCGAGACGCCATGCTCGGCAACGACGTAGTCGACACAAGCCCGGCGGCGAGCCGGGCTCAGAAGTTTCCCGAGGCGGCCTCCTTCAGGATCAGCTTCTCCAGGGTCAGGTCGGAGATCGCTCGACGAAGACGCTGGTTCTCAGTCTCCAAGGACTTCAGCCGCTTGACCTGATCGCCCTTCAGACCGCCGTACTCGGAACGCCAGCGATAGTACGTGACTTCCGTCACCTCGATGGATCGGATTGCTTCAGCAACCTTGCGTCCTTGCGAAACCAAGACATCGACCTGACGCAGCTTGGCGACGATCTCTTCAGCTGTATGCTTCTTCCGTCCCATGAAAATATCCTCCACATGGCTTGAAGCCATACCTCAGGGAGGACCACTTTTCAGGAGGCAGGCCACCCAGCGCCAGGTCGAGCGTGGCGGTGACGTCGCTGGCCTGCATCGTCGTGCACAGCTTCCACGCCACGATGTAGCGTGAGAAGTCGTCCAGGACCGTCGACAGGTAGTACCAGCCCCAGCCAACGACCTTCAGGTAGGTGAAGTCCGTCTGCCAAAGCTGGTTGGGCGCGGTGGTCTTATCGCGGAACTCGTCGGCGGCCTTGATGACGATATAGGCTGGGCTTGTGATCAGGTCCTGCGATTTGAGTAACCGGTAGACGGTCGCTTCCGAGACGAAGTAGCGACGCTCGTCTGTGAAGCGCACCGCCAGCTCACGCGGGCTGAGTTCAGGCTGCTCCAGAGCCAGGGCAACGATCTGCTCGCGGATCTCTGCAGGTAGACGGTTCCAGACCCGGCTCGGCCTTGAGGGATGGTCATTCAACGCCTCGGGGCCGCCGCGCTGGTAGGCATCGTACCACCGGTAGAACGTCGAGCGGGTGATGCCGAGCTTGTCCAGGGTGGCACGCACCGGCAGGTGGGATTGCTCGACGAGCCGGATGATCTCCAGCTTCTCGGGGGCCGGGTACCTCATGCCTCGTCGCCCCCAGCCCCGCTCATGCTTATGGGATGGCCCGCCCCTCACCGAACCGTTGGTGGCATGCTGCTGCCTTGGAGGAATGGAGGGATCGGGAATGGCAAAGAGTTCGGTCGCCGTGCTGGGTATCGATCTTGGCAAAAACAGCTGTAGCCTGGTTGGCTTCGACCCAGCCGGTACGGTGGTTCTGCGTCGTCGCGCACGGCGTGAGACGATCGTCGGCCTCACGGCCAAGCTGCCCGCTTGTGTCGTCGCAATGGAGGCCTGCTGCGGCGCCCATCACCTTGGGCGGCTGCTGGCCGCGCAGGGACATACCATCCGACTGATGTCGCCCGAGTATGTCCGCCCCTACGTCAAGGCGCAGAAGAACGACGACCGTGATGCCGAAGCGATCGCCGAGGCCGCCACACGTCCGACGATGCGCTTCGTGCTCCTCAAGGCGCAGGAGCAACTCGACATGCAGAGCCTGCACCGGGTCCGGTCTCGGCTGGTCGGCATGCGCACCATGCTCATGAACCAGCTCCGCGCGATCCTGCTGGAGCGCGGTCTCGTTTTCCCGCAAGGCCGCCGCAAGTTCGAGACGGCGGTCGGCATTCTCTTGACGGATCCCCAGGCGCAGATTGGCGCGCGTATCCAAGCTCTCGTCGCCGAGATCCGTGAGGAGTGGGCGAGCCTCGACGGCCGTATCGAAGCGCTCGACCGAGAGTTCGTGGCGCATGCCCGCGCCGACGAGGCGGCACGTCGCCTGGTGTCGATCCCAGGCGTCGGGCCGATGACGGCCACGGCCTTGCGCGCAGCCGTCGATGACGGAAGCGCCTTCGCGTCCGCGCGCGACCTGCCGGCCTGGCTTGGCCTCGTGCCCCGACAGCATACGACCGGCGGCAAGCCGAAGCTGCTCGGCATCAGCAAGAGGGGTAACGCCTATCTGCGTGGGCTCTTCATCCATGGAGCGCGCGCAGCGCTGGCCTCACTGTCCAAGGTCGAGGATGCGACCGGCCGATGGTTGCGCGGTCTGCTGGCGCGGGCGCACTACAACGTCGTGGTCGTCGCGCTCGCCGCCAAGCTCGCGCGGATCGCTTGGGCGACGCTGCGCAAAGGAGTGAGCTTCGAGCGGCAGCCGGAGCCGGCCCTCGCATAGGGCATCAAAAGAGGTTGACCTGAGGCGGAGCGCGATCGCTCGGCCCGGGTCCACGAGGTCTGCGGGAGGACAGTGAAGATGGCCTGACGGTCGAGCGGCGTTCCGGAAGCCTGGCAAAAAAAGCGGCCCCCGAGGCCGAATTGCTTATGAGGCCCGGGACGTGCGGCTCTCCATCTTGGCGGCGGCCACCGTGCCGACATGCCGGATACGTTTGTGCAGACCGGTCACAGGCACCTTCATCGACGACCTTGCAGACGGGGCGGGCCATACGTTTTTTTAAGCAGACGGTTCTCCAGCACGAGATCAGCCACGATCTCCTTCAGCGCCCCCGTCTCGCGGCGCAGATCCCGCACCTCGTCCGTCGTTGCCGCGCGCGCCGTGTCGCCAGACAGGCGCTTCTTGCCCGCCTCTAGGAACTCCTTGGACCAGCCGTAGTACATCGAGGCGGCGATCCCCTCGCGCCGGCACAGCTCGGCGATGCTGTCCTCGCCGCGCAAGCCTTCCAGCACCACACGGATCTTCTCCTCGGACGAGAACTGTCGACGTGTGGCCCGGCGGATGTCCTTGATCACCGCTTCTGCCGGCTTCTTGGCCGGTCCGGATGTCTGCTTCATCTTCGCTCCTCAGGGGCTACGATGAACCAGCCATCCTCCGTTCGTGAAGACCCTCAATCTGTCCCACAGGTGCTGACGTCGGACAGTGCGGGCCTATCAGACCCGCGCAATAGCCTAAGGTCCTGCGGATCTGCGACCGCGAGTACCGGTTGCCCCTGAGCCCCCATATCGAGATGAAGGCTTCCGGCACGCAGCCGACGAAGGGCCTTCATGCGTCCTCCGCTCCCGATCACTGCCTAATGCGGCCGCCTGGAAGCCGACCTTTTGCGTCGGGCCTGGAAGAGCGTGCCCGCAGGACGGAGACCGTCCCGACCTTCCCCTAGCCCACTCTCCAAGCTCTCGACTGGAGATCCGTCAAGACTTTAAACGCCTCGCCATGACCGGCGCCGGATGCGCCGCACGACAGCATGATCGCCAATGACAGCTACATCGGGCCCAACCAGACTGGGACGACCGCGACGAACGGCTCTAACGCCAAGGCGGGGACGGCCCCGGCGGCCGCGGTGACGCTCAACCTGGCGCTGAACGGGAGCGTCATCGGCACCGTGGCGTTCGCAGCCGGGGCGAAGGTGGCCACCTTCACGACGACCTCGGGCTACCCGGCTTTCCTCAACGTGGGCGACGTCCTCACCCTCACGACTGCGGCTACGGCCGACACGGCCTTCTCCGACCCGATTGGCTTCATAGCGGTCCACTGGGGGGCATACGCACATCCGGGACTTCGCGTTACCAAATGCGGATTCCCCGTTACAGACTGAAGGAGTAACGGGACGCTCGGGCACATACGAACACCAGACCTGAAGGCCCTCTCAAAAGTTGAGGGTCTGCGCAGTCGGGGCCAGGGATTGCTTTACCACAGTGGGAATCGCAGCTGGACGACGGAATCCGGAGCTGAGATCGTCACTCCACAGACGGGGAGGACGCCATGAACGCACATCAGATCGGATCGACCGCAGACGGCCTCGCATACGGTCTGGCGGGCGTTCTCGCCACCGCCCGGCAGGACCGCATCCTCGCCCAGGCGCAGGCCGACGAGGCCCAGGCTGCCCGCAACCTCGGTGCCGTCGAGCGCGTCCGCCGGGTCGTCGAGAGCCTCAAGCGCCTCGTCCTCACGACACAGGTGGAGAACTCCGCCCTCGTGAACGAGAACGCCGCGCTGCGGGCCGAGCTCGCCCGCGCCAACGCCCGCGCCGCCCGTAGCGAGGCCATGATCCTGGCTCTCGGGCAGGCCCGTC encodes:
- a CDS encoding TMEM165/GDT1 family protein: MTLSWRGAVITFQVTFTELFIAATVMMAGAYRFGWRSVLAGSILGGLAASILAVVLRKAAYLLALNVLDWVSAVLLLGFGLYLLYEFIDGLSKRDAGTAPGSTDANWSRPINAAGLGVAAWALVAEGLEILVVWLGVSLREGAGTATLGVGIGVVLVATLAFALGGTGIFRKVPPYLLDGVAALMVTAYGAYFLSLAVTRA
- a CDS encoding voltage-gated chloride channel family protein, giving the protein MRATFQNLFDSLNLAAFVRTRHAHAVSVARWSAILLPMAAAVGTLCAAFLWSLDAATQARFDHPWFLFLLPLGGCAVGLLYHLFGKSVEGGNNLIVEEIHEPDGGVPLRMAPLIFLGTIVTHLFGGSAGREGTAVQMGGSLASAFGKLFGVDAAGVRVLLMAGIAAGFGAVFGTPIAGAVFALEVLAVGRVEYAALVPCLLAAVVGDWTCQAWGIHHGFYHVDFLAGGAKALTVDPLLLAKVALAGVAFGLAGLLFAEANHLLGGWLKRLVPYGPLRPVIGGLVVIGLVYALGTRDYLGLGVSAATPDGLTINTFFGPDIHPWSWALKILFTVVTLSAGFKGGEVTPLFFIGAALGNALAGPLGAPVDLFAALGFVAVFAGAANTPLACTLMGIELFGATHGVYLAVACFLAYLCSGHNGIYLSQRIAVPKSAAANIPDGMTLRQARTGRVPTVAPLAERPITEETS
- a CDS encoding DUF190 domain-containing protein, yielding MTPSHRVVAADTGMIRIYMKPGERGGAGKGRWFSGSKPLYRELVAQAKAEGLMNAVAHQSHHGYSNHGPIQDDGAESLNPELTMCVELIGTREQLEGFCSRHGAQLANKVIVYKHLEHWSVSQVGVGAAGRAA
- a CDS encoding Na+/H+ antiporter NhaA; this encodes MPRRLRPTSALRNVLRGEASGGLILMASAALALAIANSGWSGVYFSVLKTYVATACLNGDIRLRVT
- a CDS encoding IS3 family transposase (programmed frameshift), with translation MGRKKHTAEEIVAKLRQVDVLVSQGRKVAEAIRSIEVTEVTYYRWRSEYGGLKGDQVKRLKSLETENQRLRRAISDLTLEKLILKEAAFGKLLSPARRRACVDYVVAEHGVSERFACRVLGQHRSTQRKCAVLIEDEAALTAAIIALALQYGRYGYRRITALLRRDGWTVNVKRVERIWRQEGLKVPARQPKRARLWLNDGSCRRLRPERPDHVWSYDFVEHRTHNGRKYRMLNVIDEFTRECLAIRVSRKLKALDVIDVLSDLFSLRGVPGHIRSDNGPEFIAKAVQDWIAAVGSTTAYIEPGSPWENGYCESFNAKLRDELLNGEVFYTLKEAGVVIEQWRRHYNSIRPHSSLGYHPPAPEVVIWPTEPSRSAPLAHPAIVTRPTMH
- a CDS encoding IS110 family transposase yields the protein MLGIDLGKNSCSLVGFDPAGTVVLRRRARRETIVGLTAKLPACVVAMEACCGAHHLGRLLAAQGHTIRLMSPEYVRPYVKAQKNDDRDAEAIAEAATRPTMRFVLLKAQEQLDMQSLHRVRSRLVGMRTMLMNQLRAILLERGLVFPQGRRKFETAVGILLTDPQAQIGARIQALVAEIREEWASLDGRIEALDREFVAHARADEAARRLVSIPGVGPMTATALRAAVDDGSAFASARDLPAWLGLVPRQHTTGGKPKLLGISKRGNAYLRGLFIHGARAALASLSKVEDATGRWLRGLLARAHYNVVVVALAAKLARIAWATLRKGVSFERQPEPALA